The following proteins are encoded in a genomic region of Cataglyphis hispanica isolate Lineage 1 chromosome 1, ULB_Chis1_1.0, whole genome shotgun sequence:
- the LOC126854146 gene encoding protein PBDC1 isoform X2, giving the protein MWAMKAMEHAEVYFNILCSVDPKLLRLTPHDENIYKAFRENFPNMKVDKINEDEFKSPQQKEEWRSFCEQFKNVVEDYSFGTLLRADCTEDYTEKNSILTSRIQFYAIELARNREGLNDGVRKKFKPKLTRSWQTERLDTEEEKERR; this is encoded by the exons ATGTGGGCAATGAAAGCTATGGAACATGCGGaggtttattttaat attttGTGCTCAGTTGATCCTAAGCTTTTAAGGCTTACACCTCATGATGAAAACATCTATAAAGCATTTAGAGAGAATTTTCCTAATATGAAAGTGGACAAGATAAACGAAGATGAATTCAAGTCTCCACAGCAAAAGGAAGAATGGAGATCCTTTTGCGAACAGTTTAAGAATGTTGTAGAAGACTATAGTTTTGGCACATTATTAAGGGCAGATTGTACAGAAGATTATACGGAAAAAAACAGCATATTGACAAGTCGAAttcaattttatgcaatagAACTTGCAAGAAATAGGGAAGGTCTTAATGATGGTgtgcgaaaaaaattcaaaccaA AACTAACAAGAAGCTGGCAAACTGAACGATTGGATAcagaggaggagaaggagaggaGATAG
- the LOC126854146 gene encoding protein PBDC1 isoform X1 — protein sequence MAQIGNVTADQLIAGSSILSRPAEEFGNDPSVEAMWAMKAMEHAEVYFNILCSVDPKLLRLTPHDENIYKAFRENFPNMKVDKINEDEFKSPQQKEEWRSFCEQFKNVVEDYSFGTLLRADCTEDYTEKNSILTSRIQFYAIELARNREGLNDGVRKKFKPKLTRSWQTERLDTEEEKERR from the exons ATGGCGCAAATAGGAAATGtg ACAGCAGATCAACTGATTGCTGGCTCTAGTATATTGTCCAGACCTGCTGAAGAATTCGGCAATGAT ccATCCGTGGAAGCAATGTGGGCAATGAAAGCTATGGAACATGCGGaggtttattttaat attttGTGCTCAGTTGATCCTAAGCTTTTAAGGCTTACACCTCATGATGAAAACATCTATAAAGCATTTAGAGAGAATTTTCCTAATATGAAAGTGGACAAGATAAACGAAGATGAATTCAAGTCTCCACAGCAAAAGGAAGAATGGAGATCCTTTTGCGAACAGTTTAAGAATGTTGTAGAAGACTATAGTTTTGGCACATTATTAAGGGCAGATTGTACAGAAGATTATACGGAAAAAAACAGCATATTGACAAGTCGAAttcaattttatgcaatagAACTTGCAAGAAATAGGGAAGGTCTTAATGATGGTgtgcgaaaaaaattcaaaccaA AACTAACAAGAAGCTGGCAAACTGAACGATTGGATAcagaggaggagaaggagaggaGATAG